One part of the Lapillicoccus jejuensis genome encodes these proteins:
- a CDS encoding zinc-dependent alcohol dehydrogenase: MKALTWQGKRDVRVEEVPDPRIVDPTDAVIKVTSTAICGSDLHLYEVLGPYLTPGDVLGHETMGVVEEVGPEVTNLAPGDRVVVPFNISCGSCWMCSRGLFAQCETTQVRDQGKGAALFGYTSLYGAVPGGQAEYLRVPQAHFGPIKVPDGLPDQRVLYLSDILPTAWQGVAYADVPKGGTLAVLGLGPVGQLATRIAPLLGAERVIGVDLVPERLALAASYGVETLDLRTVDDVTEALLEMTGGRGPDGVLEAVGMEAHGSGLAKTAQTAVGLLPDALAQPLIDKMAIDRLAALDVAFKACRRGGTVSISGVYGGEVDPMPLMEMFDRGLQVRMGQCHVRRWTDEIMPHVLDDADPLGLESLATHVLPLAEAAHGYEMFQAKSDGCVKVVLQP; the protein is encoded by the coding sequence ATGAAGGCACTGACCTGGCAGGGCAAGCGCGACGTACGGGTCGAGGAGGTCCCCGACCCCCGGATCGTCGACCCCACGGACGCGGTCATCAAGGTGACGTCCACGGCGATCTGCGGGTCCGACCTGCACCTGTACGAGGTCCTCGGGCCCTACCTCACACCCGGCGACGTCCTCGGCCACGAGACGATGGGCGTCGTCGAGGAGGTCGGCCCCGAGGTGACCAACCTCGCCCCCGGCGACCGCGTCGTCGTCCCGTTCAACATCTCCTGCGGCTCCTGCTGGATGTGCAGCCGCGGCCTGTTCGCCCAGTGCGAGACGACCCAGGTGCGCGACCAGGGCAAGGGCGCCGCCCTGTTCGGCTACACCTCGCTCTACGGCGCCGTCCCCGGCGGTCAGGCCGAGTACCTGCGCGTCCCGCAGGCGCACTTCGGACCGATCAAGGTCCCCGACGGCCTGCCCGACCAGCGGGTGCTCTACCTGTCCGACATCCTGCCGACCGCCTGGCAGGGCGTCGCCTACGCCGACGTGCCGAAGGGCGGGACCCTCGCCGTCCTCGGCCTCGGCCCGGTGGGCCAGCTCGCGACCCGGATCGCCCCGCTGCTCGGCGCCGAGCGCGTCATCGGTGTCGACCTCGTGCCCGAGCGGCTCGCCCTCGCGGCGTCGTACGGCGTCGAGACCCTGGACCTGCGCACCGTCGACGACGTCACCGAGGCGCTGCTGGAGATGACCGGCGGTCGCGGTCCCGACGGGGTCCTCGAGGCGGTCGGCATGGAGGCGCACGGCTCCGGCCTGGCCAAGACCGCGCAGACCGCGGTCGGGCTGCTGCCCGACGCCCTCGCCCAGCCGCTCATCGACAAGATGGCCATCGACCGGCTGGCCGCCCTCGACGTCGCCTTCAAGGCCTGCCGCCGCGGCGGGACCGTCTCGATCTCCGGTGTCTACGGGGGCGAGGTCGACCCGATGCCGCTCATGGAGATGTTCGACCGGGGCCTGCAGGTGCGGATGGGCCAGTGCCACGTCCGCCGGTGGACCGACGAGATCATGCCGCACGTCCTCGACGACGCCGACCCGCTCGGGCTGGAGTCGCTGGCCACGCACGTGCTGCCGCTCGCGGAGGCGGCTCACGGCTACGAGATGTTCCAGGCCAAGAGCGACGGCTGCGTCAAGGTCGTGCTGCAGCCGTGA
- the rsmD gene encoding 16S rRNA (guanine(966)-N(2))-methyltransferase RsmD: MTRIISGRAGGHRLRTPAGSGTRPTSDRVREALFSRLDHLGVLDGAVVLDLYAGSGALGLEAASRGAVRVLLVESDRRAAGVARDNARALAAALAPARVDVRADTVERVLGAGPPPQPADLVLLDPPYDVPQDRLARVLALLLEPAWLAPGALVVVERSSRTPEPDWPAGLELVDERRHGETVLWTAEHVERIEPAGDGDGVA; this comes from the coding sequence GTGACCCGGATCATCAGCGGCCGCGCCGGCGGCCACCGGCTGCGCACCCCGGCCGGCTCCGGCACCCGGCCCACCTCCGACCGGGTCCGCGAGGCGCTCTTCTCCCGGCTGGACCACCTCGGCGTCCTCGACGGCGCCGTCGTCCTCGACCTCTACGCCGGGTCCGGCGCCCTCGGGCTGGAGGCCGCCTCACGGGGCGCCGTACGGGTGCTGCTCGTCGAGTCCGACCGGCGCGCCGCGGGCGTCGCCCGCGACAACGCCCGGGCCCTCGCCGCCGCGCTGGCCCCCGCCCGGGTCGACGTCCGCGCCGACACCGTCGAGCGGGTCCTCGGCGCCGGCCCCCCGCCGCAGCCGGCCGACCTCGTCCTGCTCGACCCGCCGTACGACGTCCCGCAGGACCGGCTCGCCCGGGTGCTCGCCCTCCTGCTCGAGCCCGCCTGGCTCGCCCCCGGCGCCCTCGTCGTCGTCGAGCGGTCCTCGCGCACCCCGGAGCCGGACTGGCCCGCCGGGCTCGAGCTCGTCGACGAGCGGCGGCACGGCGAGACGGTGCTGTGGACCGCGGAGCACGTCGAGCGCATCGAGCCGGCGGGGGACGGTGACGGCGTCGCGTAG
- the mutM gene encoding bifunctional DNA-formamidopyrimidine glycosylase/DNA-(apurinic or apyrimidinic site) lyase, which yields MPELPEVEVVRRGLADHVAGRRIASAELLGLRVARRHVAGPADLARRVTGARVDAVRRRGKYLWLVLEHGTGPDGHREALQVHLGMSGQLLVEAADAPDEKHLHARFRFDDDGPELRFVDQRTFGGMQLAELVGGPGDDPDDEVPTTVAHIAPDPFGASYEQGAVVERMKRRDSAVKRVLLDQTVVSGIGNIYADESLWRARVHGERPASSLTRPTLHRILDAAYEVMEAALQQGGTSFDALYVNVNGASGYFDRSLHAYGQEGRPCTRCGTPIRREAFMNRSSFSCPRCQPRPRRRVGSPT from the coding sequence GTGCCCGAGCTGCCCGAGGTCGAGGTCGTGCGCCGCGGCCTGGCCGACCACGTCGCCGGTCGCCGCATCGCCTCGGCCGAGCTGCTCGGCCTGCGCGTCGCCCGCCGCCACGTCGCCGGGCCGGCCGACCTGGCCCGCCGGGTCACCGGTGCCCGCGTCGACGCGGTCCGCCGGCGCGGCAAGTACCTCTGGCTCGTCCTCGAGCACGGGACCGGGCCGGACGGCCACCGCGAGGCGCTGCAGGTCCACCTGGGGATGAGCGGGCAGCTGCTCGTCGAGGCGGCCGACGCCCCCGACGAGAAGCACCTGCACGCCCGGTTCCGCTTCGACGACGACGGCCCGGAGCTGCGCTTCGTCGACCAGCGCACCTTCGGCGGGATGCAGCTGGCCGAGCTGGTGGGCGGTCCGGGCGACGACCCCGACGACGAGGTGCCGACGACGGTGGCGCACATCGCGCCGGACCCCTTCGGGGCGTCGTACGAGCAGGGGGCGGTGGTCGAGCGGATGAAGCGGCGCGACAGCGCCGTCAAGCGGGTCCTGCTCGACCAGACCGTCGTCTCCGGGATCGGCAACATCTACGCCGACGAGTCGCTGTGGCGGGCGCGGGTGCACGGCGAGCGCCCCGCCTCGTCCCTGACCCGGCCGACGCTGCACCGCATCCTCGACGCGGCGTACGAGGTGATGGAGGCCGCGCTGCAGCAGGGCGGCACGAGCTTCGACGCGCTCTACGTCAACGTCAACGGGGCGTCGGGGTACTTCGACCGGTCGCTGCACGCCTACGGGCAGGAGGGTCGGCCGTGCACGCGGTGCGGCACGCCGATCCGGCGCGAGGCCTTCATGAACCGCTCGTCGTTCTCCTGCCCGCGCTGCCAGCCGCGCCCACGACGGCGGGTAGGGTCGCCGACGTGA
- the rpmF gene encoding 50S ribosomal protein L32 produces the protein MAVPKRKMSRSNTRSRRSNWKATAAVLTSCPRCGADALPHAACPSCGTYKGRHYAAAERSEHQG, from the coding sequence GTGGCCGTCCCGAAGCGGAAGATGTCGCGCTCCAACACCCGTTCGCGGCGCTCGAACTGGAAGGCCACCGCGGCCGTCCTGACCAGCTGCCCGCGCTGCGGTGCCGACGCGCTGCCGCACGCCGCCTGCCCGTCCTGCGGCACCTACAAGGGCCGTCACTACGCGGCGGCGGAGCGCAGCGAGCACCAGGGCTGA
- a CDS encoding YceD family protein — MTRLDPRSPLVLDTSDLARRPGTMREIRREVEAPEELGTDVVQVPAGSPVDLDLRLESVVEGVLVSGSVRATATGACVRCLDEVSIPVEVDVQELFAYPDRAAHHREVEADADDDDVRDLVDDLVDLEPVLRDAVVPALPFQPVCREDCPGLCSECGARLADDPDHHHDVLDPRWAALDGLLTSQGSDQTEKRT; from the coding sequence ATGACTCGCCTGGACCCCCGCAGCCCGCTCGTGCTCGACACCAGCGACCTGGCGCGGCGACCCGGGACGATGCGTGAGATCCGCCGCGAGGTGGAGGCCCCCGAGGAGCTCGGCACCGACGTCGTCCAGGTGCCGGCGGGTTCGCCCGTCGACCTGGACCTGCGTCTGGAGTCGGTCGTCGAGGGGGTCCTCGTGAGCGGTTCGGTGCGCGCCACGGCGACCGGGGCCTGCGTGCGGTGCCTGGACGAGGTCTCCATCCCGGTGGAGGTCGACGTCCAGGAGCTGTTCGCCTACCCCGACCGTGCCGCCCACCACCGCGAGGTGGAGGCGGACGCGGACGACGACGACGTACGGGACCTCGTGGACGACCTGGTCGACCTCGAGCCCGTGCTGCGGGACGCCGTCGTCCCGGCACTGCCGTTCCAGCCGGTGTGCCGCGAGGACTGCCCCGGGCTGTGCTCCGAGTGCGGGGCCCGGCTCGCGGACGACCCCGACCACCACCATGACGTGCTCGACCCCCGCTGGGCCGCCCTCGACGGGCTGCTCACCTCGCAGGGGTCGGACCAGACAGAGAAGAGGACCTGA
- a CDS encoding SRPBCC family protein: MAPLPGAERGPHRAAHRTTVDHRSDGRHVVRRTVHAPPEAVWAVLADGWLYTAWVVGASRMRDVEDSWPAVGAKLHHSFGVWPAVLDDETQVVESEPQQLLRLIARGRPAGEAEVVVRLEALGADRTQVSIVEDVASGPGKVVPVAVRQPPIALRNSEALYRLALLAEGRWSGVSPETAENA; encoded by the coding sequence GTGGCTCCCCTGCCCGGCGCCGAGCGCGGACCGCACCGCGCCGCCCACCGCACGACGGTCGACCACCGGTCCGACGGGCGTCACGTCGTGCGTCGTACCGTCCACGCCCCGCCCGAGGCGGTCTGGGCGGTCCTCGCCGACGGCTGGCTCTACACGGCGTGGGTGGTCGGCGCCTCGCGCATGCGCGACGTCGAGGACTCCTGGCCCGCGGTCGGCGCCAAGCTGCACCACTCCTTCGGGGTGTGGCCCGCCGTCCTCGACGACGAGACCCAGGTCGTCGAGTCGGAGCCGCAGCAGCTCCTGCGGCTCATCGCCCGCGGCCGCCCCGCCGGCGAGGCCGAGGTCGTCGTCCGGCTGGAGGCGCTCGGCGCCGACCGCACCCAGGTCAGCATCGTCGAGGATGTCGCCTCCGGTCCCGGCAAGGTCGTGCCCGTCGCCGTCCGCCAGCCCCCCATCGCGCTGCGCAACAGCGAGGCCCTGTACCGCCTCGCCCTCCTCGCCGAGGGCCGCTGGAGCGGCGTCAGCCCCGAGACCGCGGAGAACGCCTGA
- the coaD gene encoding pantetheine-phosphate adenylyltransferase produces the protein MSQPRRAVCPGSFDPVTHGHLDVVRRAAALVDEVVVAILHNPAKQGTFAVQERIALVEAALAEGGDPPSNVRVEAFADRLLVDVCRDVGAQAVVKGLRGGTDFAYELPMALMNRHLTGVETLFLPGDPRWEHVSSSLVKEVLRLGGDVAGLVPDVVLRALRRELAP, from the coding sequence GTGAGCCAGCCGCGCCGCGCCGTCTGCCCGGGATCGTTCGACCCCGTCACGCACGGGCACCTCGACGTCGTCCGGCGGGCCGCGGCGCTCGTCGACGAGGTCGTCGTGGCGATCCTGCACAACCCCGCCAAGCAGGGCACCTTCGCCGTGCAGGAGCGGATCGCGCTCGTCGAGGCCGCGCTGGCCGAGGGCGGCGACCCGCCCAGCAACGTGCGCGTCGAGGCGTTCGCCGACCGGCTGCTCGTCGACGTCTGCCGCGACGTCGGCGCCCAGGCGGTCGTCAAGGGGCTGCGCGGCGGCACCGACTTCGCCTACGAGCTGCCCATGGCGCTGATGAACCGCCACCTCACCGGCGTCGAGACGCTCTTCCTGCCCGGCGACCCGCGCTGGGAGCACGTGTCGAGCTCGCTGGTCAAGGAGGTGCTGCGCCTCGGCGGCGACGTCGCCGGGCTCGTCCCCGACGTCGTCCTGCGGGCGCTGCGCCGGGAGCTGGCACCGTGA
- a CDS encoding phytoene desaturase family protein, with product MTAQVCDAVVVGAGPNGLVAANALADAGWDVVVLEANDTVGGAVRSAEVTRPGFVTDLFSAFYPLAAASPVIRDLDLERHGLAWERSPAPLAHVLDDGFCAVIEDRAEDTAAGLEAEAPGDGDAWLELVRQWDAVRDGVLDALFTPFPPVRPLARLVRAAGTGGTLDLVRLALTPVRRLGTERFRGQGGPLLLTGNAMHSDLPPDASGSGLFGWLLAMLAQDVGFPVPRGGAGELTQSLARRAESLGAQVRTGTRVTRVTVRDGRARGVVCADGTSVVARRAVLTDVSAPALYGDLLEPGHVPPSYRRALERFEWDASTIKVNWALSQRIPWTAPGARGAGTVHLGVDLDGFVDVSAALTTGRVPQRPFMLFGQMATADASRAPEGCETAWAYTHVPRSLPWDRSMVDDHVERVQDAVERVAPGFGATVLDRVVQGPADLEESDANLSFGAINGGTSGLHQQFVFRPAQGLGRAETPIPGLLLASASAHPGGGVHGACGWNAARAALADTGPTRLVHRALVRTAWSRVLPRD from the coding sequence ATGACCGCCCAGGTGTGCGACGCCGTCGTCGTGGGGGCGGGGCCCAACGGCCTCGTCGCCGCCAACGCCCTGGCGGACGCCGGGTGGGACGTCGTCGTCCTCGAGGCCAACGACACCGTCGGCGGGGCCGTCCGCAGCGCCGAGGTGACCCGGCCGGGGTTCGTCACCGACCTGTTCAGCGCCTTCTACCCGCTGGCCGCCGCGTCCCCGGTCATCCGCGACCTCGACCTCGAGCGGCACGGGCTGGCCTGGGAGCGCTCGCCCGCGCCGCTCGCGCACGTGCTGGACGACGGCTTCTGCGCCGTCATCGAGGACCGGGCCGAGGACACCGCGGCCGGCCTGGAGGCCGAGGCGCCCGGGGACGGCGACGCCTGGCTCGAGCTCGTCCGGCAGTGGGACGCCGTCCGCGACGGCGTCCTCGACGCCCTCTTCACGCCGTTCCCCCCGGTGCGTCCGCTGGCCCGACTCGTGCGGGCGGCCGGGACCGGCGGCACCCTCGACCTCGTCCGGCTCGCCCTCACGCCCGTACGACGCCTCGGCACCGAGCGGTTCCGCGGGCAGGGCGGCCCGCTGCTGCTCACCGGGAACGCCATGCACAGCGACCTGCCGCCGGACGCGTCCGGCAGCGGCCTGTTCGGCTGGCTGCTGGCCATGCTCGCCCAGGACGTCGGCTTCCCCGTGCCCCGCGGCGGCGCGGGCGAGCTGACCCAGTCGCTGGCCCGGCGGGCCGAGTCGCTCGGGGCGCAGGTCCGCACGGGCACCCGGGTCACCCGGGTGACCGTCCGCGACGGACGGGCCCGCGGCGTCGTCTGCGCCGACGGCACGTCGGTCGTCGCCCGCCGCGCCGTCCTCACCGACGTCTCCGCCCCCGCCCTGTACGGCGACCTGCTCGAACCCGGGCACGTGCCGCCGTCGTACCGGCGGGCGCTCGAGCGCTTCGAGTGGGACGCCTCGACGATCAAGGTCAACTGGGCTCTGTCGCAACGGATCCCGTGGACGGCGCCGGGGGCGCGCGGCGCGGGGACGGTGCACCTCGGGGTCGACCTCGACGGCTTCGTCGACGTGTCGGCGGCGCTGACCACCGGGCGGGTGCCGCAGCGGCCCTTCATGCTGTTCGGCCAGATGGCGACCGCGGACGCGAGCCGCGCGCCGGAGGGCTGCGAGACGGCCTGGGCCTACACGCACGTCCCGCGGTCGCTGCCGTGGGACCGGTCGATGGTCGACGATCACGTCGAGCGGGTCCAGGACGCGGTCGAGCGGGTGGCCCCGGGGTTCGGGGCCACGGTGCTCGACCGGGTCGTGCAGGGGCCCGCCGACCTCGAGGAGTCCGACGCGAACCTGTCCTTCGGCGCGATCAACGGCGGCACCTCGGGGCTGCACCAGCAGTTCGTCTTCCGCCCGGCGCAGGGCCTCGGCCGCGCGGAGACGCCGATCCCCGGGCTGCTGCTGGCGAGCGCGTCGGCCCACCCCGGCGGCGGGGTCCACGGTGCGTGCGGCTGGAACGCCGCGCGCGCGGCCCTCGCCGACACCGGCCCCACGAGGCTCGTCCACCGCGCCCTCGTCAGGACCGCCTGGTCCCGCGTGCTGCCCCGCGACTGA
- a CDS encoding M3 family metallopeptidase: MTSTPAPLDLPTPDEARAWLDERTNVLLGRARTLVADLKADPPSEPMAVLDRWNAIGLALGNIGSIASLFSEVHPLEAVRSRAESAMQEAQRLSTELGLDADLYAVLAGVDASALDPLAARLLEKELLDFRRAGVDRDEETRERIRALSQEAVLVGQQFSKNVRDDVRTVQVRPEQLDGLPQDWVDAHPAGADGLVTLTTDYPDVVPFSTFGRDAAVRRELRIAFLNRGWPQNDALLHRLFEIRHEHATLLGYADWAAFDAEVKMIKEGPAIPAFIDKIADAALESGLRDREILLERMREDAPGAESIDAADLAFYAEAVRRERFDVDAQQVRRYFDFTRVRQGLLDVTGRLFGLTYRPAADAVVWHEDVVAYDVLLADDEAAGPLGRIFLDLHPRDGKFKHAAQFDLARGVRGAGDLDQLPEGALVCNFPRGLMEHSDVTTLFHEFGHLVHHVLAGQGRWARFSGVATEWDFVEAPSQMLEEWAWDADVLQTFAVDAAGERIPRDLVERMRTADDFGKGYLARTQMFYAGMSYWFHVDRPEDLTAATQRLQERYSLFPYIEGTHMPASFGHLEGYSSAYYTYMWSLVIAKDMFSAFDRGDLFAPDVARAYRDKVLARGGQADAADLVADFLGRPYTFDAYAAWLAE, translated from the coding sequence GTGACGAGCACGCCCGCGCCCCTGGACCTGCCGACCCCCGACGAGGCCCGCGCGTGGCTCGACGAGCGGACCAACGTCCTGCTGGGCCGGGCGCGCACCCTCGTCGCCGACCTCAAGGCCGACCCGCCGTCGGAGCCGATGGCCGTGCTCGACCGGTGGAACGCCATCGGGCTCGCGCTGGGCAACATCGGCTCGATCGCGTCGCTGTTCTCCGAGGTGCACCCCCTCGAGGCCGTGCGCTCGCGCGCCGAGTCGGCCATGCAGGAGGCGCAGCGGCTCAGCACCGAGCTCGGTCTCGACGCCGACCTGTACGCCGTCCTCGCGGGCGTGGACGCCTCGGCCCTGGACCCGCTGGCCGCGCGGCTGCTGGAGAAGGAGCTGCTGGACTTCCGCCGGGCCGGGGTCGACCGCGACGAGGAGACGCGGGAGCGGATCCGCGCGCTGTCGCAGGAGGCCGTGCTCGTCGGGCAGCAGTTCAGCAAGAACGTGCGCGACGACGTGCGCACCGTCCAGGTGCGCCCCGAGCAGCTCGACGGGTTGCCCCAGGACTGGGTCGACGCGCACCCGGCCGGTGCCGACGGCCTCGTGACGCTGACGACCGACTACCCCGACGTCGTCCCCTTCTCGACCTTCGGGCGCGACGCCGCCGTCCGGCGCGAGCTGCGCATCGCCTTCCTCAACCGCGGGTGGCCGCAGAACGACGCGCTGCTGCACCGGCTCTTCGAGATCCGGCACGAGCACGCCACGCTGCTGGGGTACGCCGACTGGGCGGCCTTCGACGCCGAGGTCAAGATGATCAAGGAGGGGCCGGCCATCCCGGCCTTCATCGACAAGATCGCCGACGCCGCGCTCGAGTCCGGGCTGCGCGACCGCGAGATCCTGCTCGAGCGCATGCGCGAGGACGCGCCGGGCGCCGAGAGCATCGACGCGGCCGACCTCGCCTTCTACGCCGAGGCGGTGCGCCGCGAGCGGTTCGACGTCGACGCGCAGCAGGTGCGTCGGTACTTCGACTTCACCCGGGTCCGCCAGGGGCTGCTCGACGTCACCGGTCGGCTCTTCGGGCTCACCTACCGCCCCGCCGCCGACGCCGTCGTCTGGCACGAGGACGTCGTCGCGTACGACGTCCTGCTCGCCGACGACGAGGCCGCCGGCCCGCTCGGGCGGATCTTCCTCGACCTGCACCCGCGCGACGGGAAGTTCAAGCACGCCGCGCAGTTCGACCTCGCGCGCGGCGTCCGGGGGGCCGGCGACCTCGACCAGCTGCCCGAGGGCGCGCTGGTCTGCAACTTCCCCCGCGGGCTCATGGAGCACTCGGACGTCACCACGCTGTTCCACGAGTTCGGGCACCTGGTCCACCACGTCCTCGCCGGCCAGGGCCGCTGGGCGCGCTTCTCTGGCGTCGCGACCGAGTGGGACTTCGTCGAGGCCCCCAGCCAGATGCTCGAGGAGTGGGCCTGGGACGCCGACGTGCTGCAGACCTTCGCCGTCGACGCGGCGGGGGAGCGGATCCCGCGCGACCTCGTCGAGCGGATGCGCACCGCCGACGACTTCGGCAAGGGGTACCTGGCCCGGACGCAGATGTTCTACGCGGGGATGTCGTACTGGTTCCACGTCGACCGGCCGGAGGACCTCACCGCGGCGACCCAGCGGCTGCAGGAGCGCTACTCGCTCTTCCCCTACATCGAGGGCACCCACATGCCCGCGAGCTTCGGCCACCTCGAGGGCTACTCGTCGGCGTACTACACCTACATGTGGTCGCTCGTCATCGCCAAGGACATGTTCAGCGCCTTCGACCGCGGTGACCTCTTCGCTCCCGACGTCGCGCGGGCCTACCGCGACAAGGTCCTCGCCCGTGGTGGTCAGGCCGACGCGGCCGACCTCGTCGCCGACTTCCTCGGCCGGCCCTACACCTTCGACGCCTACGCGGCCTGGCTGGCCGAGTAG
- the rnc gene encoding ribonuclease III yields the protein MTTSPASLPRPVDALIDYLAQVVDEPVDEPLLVRALTHRSYAYENGGKPNNERLEFLGDSVLGVIVTDTLYRVHPDLPEGQLAKLRASVVNMRALADVARTIDLGDFVFLGRGEEATGGRDKSSILADTMEALIGTVYLSAGMGGAATFVHHLFDPLMAASAELGAGLDWKTSLQEIAAGAGSGSPEYRITGTGPDHAKTFTAQVVVGDEVLGQGTGRSKKEAEQQAAEQAWVTLNARRAGTPGDADAGLGAAALAD from the coding sequence GTGACGACGTCGCCGGCCTCGCTGCCGCGGCCCGTCGACGCGCTGATCGACTACCTCGCGCAGGTGGTCGATGAGCCCGTCGACGAGCCGCTGCTCGTGCGTGCCCTGACCCACCGCTCGTACGCCTACGAGAACGGCGGCAAGCCCAACAACGAGCGCCTCGAGTTCCTCGGGGACTCGGTGCTCGGCGTCATCGTCACCGACACGCTCTACCGGGTCCACCCGGACCTGCCCGAGGGCCAGCTGGCCAAGCTGCGCGCCTCGGTCGTCAACATGCGCGCCCTCGCCGACGTCGCCCGCACGATCGACCTCGGCGACTTCGTCTTCCTCGGCCGCGGCGAGGAGGCGACCGGCGGGCGCGACAAGAGCTCGATCCTCGCCGACACGATGGAGGCGCTGATCGGGACGGTCTACCTCAGCGCCGGCATGGGCGGCGCGGCGACCTTCGTGCACCACCTCTTCGACCCGCTCATGGCCGCGTCGGCCGAGCTGGGCGCCGGGCTGGACTGGAAGACGAGCCTGCAGGAGATCGCCGCGGGTGCCGGCTCCGGGTCCCCGGAGTACCGGATCACCGGCACCGGTCCCGACCACGCCAAGACCTTCACCGCGCAGGTCGTCGTCGGCGACGAGGTCCTCGGCCAGGGCACCGGGCGCAGCAAGAAGGAGGCCGAGCAGCAGGCCGCCGAGCAGGCGTGGGTCACCCTCAACGCCCGTCGCGCCGGCACCCCCGGCGACGCCGACGCGGGCCTCGGCGCCGCGGCGCTCGCCGACTGA
- a CDS encoding SDR family NAD(P)-dependent oxidoreductase encodes MSRAPSVVVVTGASSGIGLETVALLRARGDHVVLASRSPEALRAAVAGTTPTGPTPDGTVPGRVLVVPTDVGDRDAVEALFAAARAELGRVDAVVHAAAVLAYGRFDDVPADVYDRALQTTLIGTANVARCALAEFGPRERGSLVVVGSLLGKIATPLMSSYVTAKWGVHGLVRCLQLEARSTPGIEVSLVSPGGVDTPIYHLAGTYVGRHGKPPPPVVPAAKVARAVVRCLDHPRRDVNADLGPANAVTVLGFRAMPAVFDLLVGPLLRWTGFGAAAPEPTPGNVTGPRPLLEASSGGFGSVPLDLPEPVRRAVPAGLPRAATAVVLGAGVTSAAVRWATRRVSAGR; translated from the coding sequence GTGAGCCGCGCTCCCAGCGTCGTCGTCGTCACCGGCGCCTCGAGCGGCATCGGTCTGGAGACCGTCGCGCTGCTGCGGGCGCGGGGCGACCACGTCGTGCTCGCGTCGCGCTCGCCGGAGGCGCTCCGGGCCGCCGTCGCCGGCACCACCCCGACCGGTCCGACGCCGGACGGGACCGTACCGGGCCGGGTGCTCGTCGTCCCCACCGACGTCGGTGACCGCGACGCCGTCGAGGCGCTCTTCGCCGCCGCCCGCGCCGAGCTCGGCCGGGTCGACGCGGTGGTCCACGCCGCGGCGGTGCTCGCCTACGGGCGGTTCGACGACGTCCCGGCCGACGTCTACGACCGCGCCCTGCAGACGACGCTCATCGGCACCGCGAACGTCGCCCGGTGCGCGCTGGCCGAGTTCGGCCCGCGCGAGCGGGGGTCGCTCGTCGTCGTCGGGTCGCTGCTGGGCAAGATCGCGACGCCGCTGATGAGCTCGTACGTCACCGCCAAGTGGGGTGTCCACGGTCTCGTCCGGTGCCTGCAGCTCGAGGCCCGTTCGACGCCCGGTATCGAGGTCAGCCTCGTCTCCCCCGGCGGCGTCGACACCCCGATCTACCACCTCGCCGGCACGTACGTCGGGCGGCACGGCAAGCCGCCGCCGCCCGTCGTCCCCGCCGCGAAGGTGGCCCGGGCCGTCGTCCGGTGCCTGGACCACCCGCGGCGCGACGTGAACGCCGACCTCGGCCCGGCGAACGCGGTGACCGTGCTCGGCTTCCGCGCCATGCCCGCCGTGTTCGACCTGCTCGTCGGGCCGCTGCTGCGATGGACCGGCTTCGGCGCGGCGGCGCCCGAGCCCACCCCGGGCAACGTCACCGGCCCGCGCCCCCTGCTGGAGGCGTCGAGCGGCGGCTTCGGCAGCGTCCCGCTGGACCTGCCCGAGCCCGTACGGCGTGCCGTCCCCGCCGGGCTGCCCCGCGCGGCGACCGCGGTCGTCCTCGGGGCCGGCGTCACGTCCGCGGCCGTCCGCTGGGCCACCCGGCGCGTGTCGGCGGGGCGGTGA